A section of the Bacillota bacterium genome encodes:
- a CDS encoding OadG family protein, giving the protein MELALTVTFVGLFVVFTALIILAFMIFFTSKVFALKISNNRIVANNSKAQDILHPTNIKKDTVAAEKDNAVVVEKDESELIAVLTAAVMASMKQAPDFKVKIKSFKRICNDSPAWSSAGLAEQISSRI; this is encoded by the coding sequence GTGGAACTAGCGTTAACAGTAACATTTGTTGGATTATTTGTTGTTTTTACAGCTTTGATTATATTGGCGTTTATGATATTTTTTACCAGCAAAGTATTCGCCTTAAAAATTTCAAATAATAGAATAGTTGCTAATAATTCAAAAGCCCAAGACATACTCCATCCGACAAATATTAAAAAAGATACCGTAGCTGCCGAGAAGGATAATGCCGTAGTTGTCGAGAAAGATGAAAGTGAACTCATTGCTGTATTAACTGCAGCAGTAATGGCAAGTATGAAGCAAGCTCCAGATTTTAAGGTTAAAATTAAATCTTTCAAAAGAATATGTAATGATTCACCTGCCTGGAGTTCTGCAGGGTTAGCTGAACAAATCAGCAGCCGTATTTAA
- a CDS encoding sodium ion-translocating decarboxylase subunit beta: MFSEFTNTISELLNNSGFIQGDWKQFLMILIACVLIYLAIVKKYEPLLLLPISFGMLIANIPMANLSSYDEGGLIYYLYQGVKLGIYPPLIFLGIGAMTDFGPLIANPKSLLLGAAAQLGIFTTFIGALILGYTPQQAGAIGIIGGADGPTAIFVASKLAPDMLGAIAIAAYSYMALVPIIQPPIMKLLTTKKERSVVMSQLRPVSKLEKVVFPIIVTILVSLFIPNAAPLVGMLMLGNLFRESGVVERLNKTAQNELINIITIFLGVSVGATATADRFLNKETIGIVVLGLAAFSLGTAGGVLFGKIMYWATGGKVNPLIGSAGVSAVPMAARVSQKVGQEANPSNFLLMHAMGPNVAGVIGSAVAAGILLSILG; this comes from the coding sequence ATGTTTTCGGAATTTACTAATACTATAAGTGAGCTTTTAAATAATTCAGGTTTTATCCAGGGTGACTGGAAGCAATTTTTAATGATACTGATTGCCTGTGTTTTAATATATTTGGCGATTGTCAAAAAGTATGAGCCTCTTTTGCTTCTTCCTATATCTTTTGGTATGCTCATTGCTAATATTCCCATGGCAAATCTTAGCTCCTATGATGAGGGAGGTTTGATATATTACCTGTACCAAGGTGTAAAACTAGGCATATACCCTCCGTTGATTTTCCTTGGTATTGGTGCCATGACAGATTTTGGACCATTGATTGCAAATCCAAAAAGTCTTTTACTTGGAGCAGCAGCTCAACTCGGAATATTTACAACATTTATAGGTGCATTAATTCTTGGGTATACGCCACAACAGGCAGGCGCCATAGGTATAATAGGCGGTGCGGATGGCCCCACTGCTATATTTGTAGCAAGCAAACTGGCTCCCGATATGCTGGGTGCCATAGCAATAGCCGCTTATTCATATATGGCCCTTGTACCTATAATTCAACCACCAATAATGAAACTTCTTACTACCAAAAAGGAACGCAGCGTAGTAATGAGTCAATTGCGGCCAGTTTCCAAACTTGAAAAAGTGGTTTTCCCAATTATAGTTACTATTCTGGTTTCATTGTTCATACCTAATGCAGCCCCCCTTGTAGGTATGCTCATGCTTGGAAATCTCTTTAGAGAAAGCGGTGTTGTTGAAAGGCTAAACAAAACTGCTCAAAATGAATTGATTAATATCATTACCATATTCCTTGGAGTTTCGGTAGGTGCTACAGCAACTGCAGATAGATTTCTTAATAAAGAGACCATTGGTATAGTAGTGTTAGGTCTTGCTGCATTTTCATTAGGTACAGCCGGAGGAGTATTATTTGGAAAAATCATGTACTGGGCAACAGGCGGAAAAGTAAATCCTTTAATTGGTTCTGCGGGTGTCTCTGCCGTGCCTATGGCAGCGAGGGTATCTCAGAAGGTAGGTCAAGAGGCAAATCCAAGTAACTTCCTTCTTATGCATGCCATGGGACCAAATGTAGCAGGTGTTATAGGTTCAGCAGTAGCGGCAGGGATACTATTGAGTATATTGGGTTAA
- a CDS encoding transcriptional repressor, giving the protein MNVIFEDELRARGLRFTAQRKAVLDIIIQNEGKHLSPEEIYGLVKINTPEIGVATVYRTLMLLEDMGFVHKIDLDDGKGRYELNKSEEDHLHHHLICVKCGSISEVKYDLLELLEEQILKENEFLVKNHSVKFYGYCKECLKSNGNRNS; this is encoded by the coding sequence ATGAATGTTATATTTGAAGATGAATTAAGGGCCAGGGGATTGAGATTTACTGCCCAGAGAAAAGCTGTACTGGATATTATTATTCAAAATGAAGGAAAACATTTAAGTCCTGAGGAAATATATGGCCTTGTCAAGATTAATACACCTGAAATTGGAGTAGCAACAGTTTATAGGACTCTTATGCTCTTGGAAGATATGGGGTTTGTGCATAAAATTGACCTGGATGATGGAAAAGGTAGATATGAACTTAATAAAAGTGAAGAAGATCATCTACATCACCATCTAATTTGCGTAAAATGCGGTTCTATTTCTGAAGTAAAGTATGACCTTCTGGAGTTGCTGGAAGAACAGATTTTAAAAGAAAATGAATTTCTGGTAAAAAACCATAGCGTAAAGTTTTACGGTTACTGTAAAGAATGTTTAAAATCCAATGGAAACAGAAACTCTTAA
- a CDS encoding cofactor-independent phosphoglycerate mutase — translation MKYIVILGDGMADYPISQLGDKTPLQYAKKPNIDILASKGIVGLVKTIPDTLPAGSDVANLSVMGYNPEIYYTGRSPLEAISMGVDLDTKDLAFRCNLVTLSNEENYTDKIMVDYSSDEISSEEATEIINEINRHFKSPEIVFYPGISYRHCMVWKNAPEGFDLTPPHDILGKNIAPFVPKGKNGSVLLNMMVESYNILKNHYINKNRVNRGLRPANSIWLWGEGKKPSIPTFFEKYNLEGSVISAVDLVKGLGICMGLKAVHVKGATGNIHSNFRGKADAALEELESGRDFVYIHVEAPDECGHRYEIYNKVKSIELIDEHIVGRLLGGLRYFGHYRILILPDHPTPLSLRTHTSDPVPFIIYDSSYGKSSGVQSYDEFQAKNTGIFIEAGYKLMDYFIEGRLLK, via the coding sequence ATGAAATATATAGTAATTCTTGGGGATGGAATGGCAGATTATCCTATATCCCAACTAGGAGACAAAACCCCCTTACAATACGCAAAAAAGCCGAATATAGATATTCTTGCTTCTAAGGGCATTGTTGGTTTGGTTAAAACTATACCGGATACTTTGCCTGCGGGAAGTGATGTGGCAAATTTATCGGTAATGGGATACAACCCGGAAATATACTATACAGGAAGATCACCCCTTGAAGCCATAAGTATGGGAGTAGACCTTGATACAAAAGATTTGGCTTTCAGGTGTAATCTGGTAACCCTGTCTAATGAGGAAAACTATACTGATAAGATAATGGTTGATTATAGTTCAGATGAAATATCCTCTGAAGAAGCTACAGAAATTATTAATGAAATCAACCGACATTTTAAGTCTCCGGAAATAGTTTTTTACCCGGGGATAAGTTATCGTCATTGTATGGTTTGGAAAAATGCTCCGGAAGGGTTTGATCTTACTCCTCCCCATGACATTCTGGGGAAAAATATTGCACCCTTTGTCCCTAAAGGCAAAAATGGTTCAGTCCTGCTTAATATGATGGTAGAGAGCTATAACATATTAAAAAATCACTATATAAACAAAAATAGAGTTAATAGGGGTTTAAGACCCGCCAACTCCATATGGCTATGGGGAGAAGGTAAAAAACCATCTATTCCAACTTTTTTTGAAAAGTATAATCTGGAAGGTTCAGTGATATCTGCGGTAGACCTTGTTAAAGGATTGGGTATATGCATGGGTCTTAAAGCTGTCCATGTAAAAGGGGCTACCGGTAACATTCACTCCAATTTCAGGGGTAAGGCAGATGCTGCCCTTGAAGAGCTTGAATCGGGCCGTGATTTTGTTTACATTCATGTTGAAGCACCGGATGAATGTGGTCATAGGTATGAAATTTACAATAAAGTAAAATCTATTGAATTAATTGATGAGCATATAGTGGGAAGGCTACTTGGGGGATTAAGGTATTTTGGCCATTACAGGATACTTATTCTTCCCGACCATCCAACACCGCTATCCTTAAGGACTCATACATCTGACCCTGTACCCTTCATAATATATGACAGCAGTTATGGAAAATCCTCTGGCGTCCAGAGTTATGATGAATTTCAGGCAAAAAATACAGGTATTTTTATAGAAGCCGGTTATAAATTGATGGATTATTTTATAGAAGGAAGGTTACTCAAATGA
- the ychF gene encoding redox-regulated ATPase YchF, giving the protein MKLGIVGLPNVGKSTLFNALTKAGAESANYPFCTIEPNVGIVPVPDERLNVLGKMSNSEKIVPATIEFIDIAGLVKGASKGEGLGNKFLSHIREVDAIVHVVRCFEDSNIVHVNGSINPPRDMETVNLELIFSDLESIEKKIDKTQKMLKSSDKRYKIELNIYERIKDNLEKGMPVRALTFDKEELPLVKQLSLLTSKPIIYAANVSEESIKAIDSNAYYLQLKEAAIKESSEVIVICARIEEEIARLDDKEKREFLNLLGLEETGLDKLIKASYRLLGLISFLTTGPKESRAWTIVKGTKAPHAAGKIHSDFERGFIRAEVISYEELVKCGSYTAAREKGLIRSEGKDYIIQDGDVVLFRFNV; this is encoded by the coding sequence ATGAAGCTAGGTATTGTAGGTTTGCCAAACGTAGGAAAAAGCACATTGTTTAATGCATTGACTAAAGCAGGTGCAGAGAGCGCTAATTACCCTTTCTGCACTATCGAACCCAATGTTGGCATTGTCCCGGTCCCTGACGAAAGGCTAAACGTCCTCGGAAAAATGAGTAACTCAGAGAAAATAGTCCCTGCCACAATAGAGTTTATTGATATTGCAGGTTTGGTTAAAGGTGCTAGTAAAGGCGAAGGGCTGGGAAACAAGTTTCTATCCCATATCCGGGAAGTTGATGCTATTGTTCATGTAGTACGCTGCTTTGAAGACAGTAACATAGTCCATGTAAACGGGTCTATAAATCCTCCAAGGGATATGGAAACCGTCAACCTGGAACTCATATTTTCAGACCTTGAGTCTATAGAAAAGAAAATAGACAAAACCCAAAAAATGCTTAAATCAAGTGACAAAAGATACAAGATTGAGCTTAATATATATGAAAGAATAAAAGATAACTTGGAAAAAGGAATGCCTGTAAGGGCCTTGACATTTGACAAAGAAGAATTACCTCTAGTAAAACAGTTGTCTCTTCTTACAAGTAAACCTATAATATATGCAGCTAATGTATCTGAAGAAAGCATAAAAGCTATTGATAGTAATGCTTACTATCTTCAACTGAAAGAGGCTGCAATTAAAGAATCCTCTGAAGTTATAGTTATATGTGCCAGAATTGAAGAAGAGATTGCCCGACTTGATGATAAAGAGAAGAGGGAGTTTTTAAACCTTCTGGGCCTTGAAGAAACAGGACTTGATAAACTTATCAAGGCAAGTTACAGATTATTAGGATTAATAAGCTTTCTTACAACCGGACCCAAAGAATCCAGAGCGTGGACAATTGTAAAAGGGACAAAAGCCCCTCACGCTGCAGGTAAAATTCACAGTGACTTCGAAAGGGGCTTTATTCGGGCAGAAGTAATATCTTATGAAGAATTGGTCAAATGCGGCTCATATACTGCTGCTCGGGAAAAAGGCCTTATACGTTCGGAAGGAAAAGATTACATTATCCAGGACGGCGATGTGGTATTATTCAGGTTTAATGTTTAG
- a CDS encoding chemotaxis protein CheW — protein sequence MNEAQIVVFSLDGLPFGASAEEVEEVVEYSILQGEYGNSENKMPYMEGYTNVRGNMIPVVNLGKYLGLEGTTVPDDPKIILARANKILVGFAVNNVSRILRLKGKAIQDTPRIITTPENACIKKFAIDGELLFPIIHLESVLPEEALRSLSGT from the coding sequence ATGAATGAAGCCCAAATTGTCGTATTTTCTCTAGATGGCTTACCTTTTGGGGCAAGTGCTGAAGAGGTTGAAGAGGTTGTTGAGTATAGCATATTACAAGGGGAATACGGGAATAGTGAAAACAAAATGCCTTATATGGAAGGGTATACCAATGTTCGGGGCAATATGATCCCGGTTGTGAATTTAGGAAAGTACCTGGGGTTAGAAGGAACAACCGTACCTGATGATCCTAAAATTATACTGGCAAGAGCTAATAAAATCCTTGTGGGTTTCGCTGTAAATAATGTTTCTAGAATATTGAGATTAAAGGGTAAAGCTATACAGGATACCCCAAGGATAATTACTACTCCGGAGAATGCCTGTATAAAAAAATTTGCAATAGACGGTGAATTGCTTTTTCCCATAATTCATTTAGAAAGTGTACTCCCTGAGGAGGCGTTGAGGTCATTATCAGGCACCTAA
- a CDS encoding Gfo/Idh/MocA family oxidoreductase yields the protein MKKVRIGVIGLGNMGFNHAKYIFKGTVPGGELSAVCDINQSRLELAKEEFGDKVRRFDNTDLFFANAPVDAVLIATAHYTHPEFAIKAFQHGLHVLIEKPAGVYTKQVKEMNEAAEKSGKVFGIMYNNRTNPLYQKVRDLLLNGELGEIKRTNWIITTWYRTQNYYNSGGWRGTWEGEGGGVLLNQAPHQLDLWQWICGMPVKVRGFCHFGKYHDIEVEDDVTAYVEYKNGATGVFITSTGEAPGTDRLEITGDRGKIVVEDNKIIFWRLRYSERQYNADFKGMFGSPECWKCEIPVSGSTTGHVGITSNWVNSILNGTPLLAPGVEGINGLEISNAIYLSTWMDDWVEIPVDEDLFYKKLQERIQASIK from the coding sequence ATGAAAAAAGTTAGGATCGGAGTTATTGGATTGGGTAATATGGGTTTTAATCACGCAAAATACATATTCAAGGGCACGGTGCCGGGGGGTGAATTGAGTGCGGTATGTGACATCAACCAATCCCGGCTTGAACTGGCAAAGGAAGAATTTGGAGATAAGGTACGAAGATTTGATAATACCGACTTGTTTTTTGCCAACGCTCCTGTTGATGCAGTTTTAATTGCCACTGCCCATTATACACACCCTGAATTTGCAATTAAGGCATTTCAACACGGTTTACATGTCTTGATAGAAAAACCTGCAGGAGTCTATACAAAGCAGGTGAAGGAAATGAATGAAGCGGCGGAAAAAAGCGGTAAAGTATTCGGTATTATGTATAATAACCGTACAAACCCATTATACCAAAAGGTAAGAGATTTATTGTTAAATGGAGAGTTGGGAGAGATTAAAAGGACAAATTGGATAATAACCACATGGTATCGCACACAGAATTATTATAATTCAGGAGGATGGCGGGGCACATGGGAAGGAGAAGGCGGGGGTGTGCTTCTTAATCAGGCTCCGCATCAGCTGGACCTTTGGCAGTGGATATGCGGTATGCCCGTGAAGGTACGTGGTTTTTGCCATTTTGGTAAATACCACGATATTGAGGTTGAAGATGATGTAACAGCTTATGTTGAATATAAAAATGGTGCTACCGGAGTATTTATTACAAGCACAGGAGAAGCTCCTGGGACAGATCGCCTGGAAATAACCGGAGATAGAGGAAAGATCGTGGTAGAAGATAATAAAATTATATTCTGGCGTTTAAGATATTCCGAAAGGCAATATAATGCTGATTTTAAGGGGATGTTTGGCAGTCCGGAATGTTGGAAATGTGAAATACCTGTCAGTGGTTCTACAACAGGTCATGTAGGGATAACCTCCAATTGGGTTAACTCAATCCTAAATGGAACACCACTGCTGGCACCCGGTGTAGAAGGAATAAATGGGCTTGAGATATCCAATGCAATATATTTATCAACCTGGATGGATGACTGGGTGGAGATACCTGTTGACGAAGACTTGTTTTATAAAAAACTTCAGGAAAGAATACAAGCATCCATTAAATAA
- a CDS encoding sugar phosphate isomerase/epimerase, with product MGKFILSAFADEIDANLTTQMDVLEQHDIKYIEMRGVNGKNLVRHSLDEVKEIKSELDDKGFKISAVGSPIGKIMVTDDFKPHLELFKHTLEIACILETKYIRMFSFYIPKGEDPALYRDEVMRRWEKFIKAAEGYDITLLHENEKDIYGDTAERCLDLLKTMDCDYMKAVFDPANFVQCDVETYPHAYRLLKGYIAYLHIKDAVAKDKQVVPSGYGDGKVKDILQDLYNGGFEGFLSLEPHLGSFRGFTELELHSKINDLPEGGPKQFAIAVHALKKIIAEIQS from the coding sequence ATGGGTAAATTTATTTTAAGTGCTTTTGCAGATGAGATAGATGCTAATCTTACAACACAGATGGATGTTTTGGAGCAACATGATATAAAATATATTGAAATGAGGGGGGTTAACGGGAAAAACTTGGTACGGCATTCTCTTGATGAGGTGAAAGAGATTAAAAGTGAGCTTGATGATAAAGGTTTTAAAATATCTGCTGTAGGTTCTCCAATAGGTAAAATAATGGTTACTGATGATTTCAAACCACATTTGGAGCTTTTTAAACACACGCTGGAGATTGCATGTATCCTTGAAACCAAATATATCAGGATGTTCAGTTTCTATATACCCAAAGGCGAGGATCCTGCTTTATATAGAGATGAAGTTATGAGAAGGTGGGAAAAGTTTATAAAGGCAGCAGAAGGTTATGACATAACACTTCTTCATGAAAATGAAAAAGATATTTACGGAGATACCGCCGAACGATGTCTTGATTTGCTTAAGACTATGGATTGTGATTATATGAAGGCAGTATTTGACCCTGCCAATTTTGTACAGTGTGATGTTGAAACTTATCCTCATGCATATAGGTTACTAAAAGGTTATATTGCCTATTTGCATATAAAGGATGCGGTAGCAAAGGACAAACAGGTTGTGCCGTCGGGTTATGGTGACGGTAAAGTTAAAGATATTTTACAGGACTTGTATAACGGCGGATTTGAAGGTTTCTTATCTTTAGAACCCCATTTGGGCTCTTTCCGTGGTTTTACCGAGCTTGAACTCCATTCAAAGATAAATGACCTGCCTGAGGGGGGCCCAAAGCAGTTTGCTATCGCTGTACATGCTTTAAAGAAGATTATTGCAGAAATACAAAGTTAA
- a CDS encoding sugar phosphate isomerase/epimerase → MDTKKIVAQLYTVRNFTQTPEDIKKTLHRVKEIGYDAVQVSGFGAIDPYHLKDLADEAGVKIIVTHMPYNRMINDFDALVEEHKIWDCEYIGLGSMPPEYRKNAEGFVKFAKEFSKIARKFADEGLKFVYHNHKFEFEKFDGKTGMEILLNETDPEVFGFEIDTYWVQAGGADPVEWIKKVKGRMDVIHLKDMAIKEDKQIFAEIGEGNLNWPAILNTCKDIGVKWYCVEQDICLRDPFESLAISFRNLKSM, encoded by the coding sequence ATGGATACTAAGAAAATTGTTGCGCAATTATATACTGTGAGGAATTTTACGCAAACTCCTGAAGATATTAAAAAGACCTTGCATAGGGTTAAGGAAATAGGCTATGATGCCGTGCAGGTGTCGGGGTTTGGCGCAATAGATCCTTATCATCTAAAGGATTTGGCAGATGAGGCCGGTGTAAAAATTATAGTAACTCATATGCCTTATAACAGGATGATAAATGATTTTGATGCGCTTGTAGAAGAACATAAAATTTGGGACTGCGAATATATAGGCTTGGGCAGCATGCCGCCTGAATATAGGAAAAATGCAGAAGGATTTGTAAAATTTGCGAAGGAATTTTCAAAGATTGCCCGGAAATTTGCGGATGAGGGGCTTAAATTTGTGTACCATAATCACAAATTTGAATTTGAAAAATTTGATGGAAAGACAGGCATGGAAATACTTCTAAATGAGACAGATCCTGAAGTATTCGGCTTTGAGATTGACACATACTGGGTGCAGGCAGGAGGTGCTGATCCTGTAGAGTGGATTAAGAAGGTGAAGGGGCGCATGGATGTAATTCACCTTAAAGATATGGCTATAAAAGAAGACAAACAGATATTTGCTGAAATTGGGGAAGGGAATCTAAATTGGCCTGCAATCCTAAATACATGCAAAGACATTGGAGTCAAATGGTATTGTGTAGAACAGGATATTTGCTTGAGGGATCCCTTTGAGAGCCTTGCTATAAGTTTCAGGAACCTTAAAAGCATGTAG
- a CDS encoding helix-turn-helix transcriptional regulator, which produces MDEVFKKYFKNPSGIINYSHSKTNTYTGMDFHLHEFFEIYFFISGNVNYFIENKVYHLKYGDLLIMNNHEIHRPSISPGEQYERIVIHFDPSIVQVFSSPGLDLISCFVDRPKGEYNRVSLNKSQIDEIQYMLSKVGHYSTNVNAYCSILKFTAFIELLVNINKIYNIYNAVENKDEYSKIPEKLASIIDFIDKNPEKDLSLQALEKTFYIDKYYLSRLFKKHTGSNIHEYILYKRISKAKRLLSEGYNITDTSIMCGFNDYSNFYRMFKKTVGVSPSHYKKNTAFKL; this is translated from the coding sequence ATGGATGAAGTATTTAAAAAATATTTTAAGAATCCCTCCGGTATAATTAATTATTCTCATAGCAAAACCAATACATATACAGGAATGGATTTTCACCTTCATGAGTTCTTCGAAATATACTTTTTTATTTCAGGTAATGTAAACTATTTTATTGAAAATAAAGTATACCACCTCAAATACGGCGACCTGCTGATAATGAACAACCATGAAATACATAGGCCTTCAATTTCTCCAGGAGAACAATACGAGAGAATAGTAATCCATTTTGATCCTTCTATAGTCCAAGTATTCAGTTCTCCGGGCCTAGATTTGATATCATGCTTTGTCGATAGGCCCAAAGGAGAATATAACAGAGTAAGTTTAAACAAGTCACAGATAGATGAAATACAATATATGTTATCAAAGGTGGGACATTATAGCACAAATGTAAATGCTTATTGCAGCATCCTAAAGTTTACTGCTTTTATTGAACTTTTAGTAAATATTAATAAGATATATAATATATATAATGCAGTGGAGAATAAAGATGAGTACAGCAAGATCCCTGAAAAACTTGCCTCAATAATAGACTTTATTGATAAAAACCCTGAAAAGGATCTATCTCTTCAGGCTCTGGAAAAAACCTTTTATATAGACAAGTATTACCTTAGCAGACTATTTAAAAAACATACCGGCAGCAATATTCATGAATATATTTTGTATAAAAGGATTTCGAAAGCTAAAAGGCTGTTATCTGAAGGGTACAATATTACCGATACATCAATCATGTGTGGGTTTAATGACTATTCTAATTTTTATAGAATGTTTAAGAAAACAGTAGGTGTTTCTCCGTCACATTATAAAAAAAACACGGCTTTTAAGTTATAG
- a CDS encoding NAD(P)H-dependent glycerol-3-phosphate dehydrogenase: MGNKNISIIGAGSMGTALSILLAGNGHKVKIWSPFTEEVDMINQTREQVEKLPGVKIPEGVFCTADIEEALRNTHMVVLVIPSQTIRSNVKVISSYINDEQIIACFSKGLEESTGLRLSEVVLQEIPGATYVALSGPCHAEELALGIPTAYVAASSNKQAAEYAQDIFMSSKFRVYTNQDIIGVELGGALKNVIALCAGISDGLGYGDNTKAALITRGIAEITRLGMALGAHPQTFAGLAGIGDLVVTCTSMHSRNRRAGILIGKGKSVNEAISEVKMVVEGVTTTRAAYNLAKRENIIMPITFEAYDVLFNGKDPEEAVNDLMTRDKTYEMRGIK, translated from the coding sequence ATGGGAAATAAAAATATTTCGATTATTGGGGCCGGGAGTATGGGTACGGCGCTTTCAATATTGCTGGCAGGAAATGGACATAAAGTAAAAATATGGTCACCTTTTACAGAAGAGGTAGATATGATAAATCAAACGAGGGAGCAGGTTGAAAAGCTTCCAGGTGTCAAAATACCTGAGGGTGTATTCTGTACAGCAGATATTGAAGAAGCTTTAAGGAATACACATATGGTTGTACTGGTAATTCCATCACAAACAATAAGGTCAAATGTAAAAGTTATTTCAAGTTATATAAATGATGAGCAGATAATTGCATGTTTTTCCAAGGGACTGGAGGAGAGTACGGGGCTTCGCCTCTCAGAAGTAGTCTTGCAGGAGATACCAGGGGCAACTTATGTTGCGCTTTCAGGCCCATGTCATGCGGAAGAATTAGCCCTGGGGATACCTACAGCCTATGTTGCCGCATCGAGTAATAAGCAGGCTGCTGAATATGCCCAGGATATATTTATGTCTTCTAAATTCAGGGTTTACACTAATCAAGATATCATTGGGGTTGAGCTGGGCGGTGCATTAAAAAATGTTATAGCATTATGTGCGGGAATATCCGATGGCCTAGGCTATGGTGACAATACTAAAGCTGCATTAATAACAAGGGGGATTGCAGAAATAACTAGGTTAGGGATGGCTCTTGGAGCCCATCCTCAGACTTTTGCAGGACTTGCGGGCATAGGTGATTTAGTTGTTACATGCACCAGCATGCATAGTAGGAATAGAAGGGCAGGGATACTGATTGGCAAAGGAAAATCAGTAAATGAAGCAATTAGTGAGGTTAAAATGGTAGTGGAGGGGGTAACAACTACAAGAGCCGCATATAACCTTGCAAAGCGTGAAAATATTATTATGCCTATAACTTTTGAAGCATATGATGTTCTGTTTAATGGAAAAGACCCTGAAGAGGCTGTTAATGATTTAATGACAAGAGATAAGACTTATGAAATGAGGGGAATAAAATAG
- the plsY gene encoding glycerol-3-phosphate 1-O-acyltransferase PlsY: protein MDTILRIVISAAIGYLLGSINSSLVIGRFYGVDVRKHGSGNAGVTNTLRILGKTAALLVLIGDALKGIISCFVGYYIAGQTGAIVAGGFAIIGHNWPVYFGFKGGKGVLTSFAVMVFIDWKLAIIALGAFIVVVLLTRYVSLGSITGAIILPILAILFNRSIELIVFSIALGFLVIVKHHSNIERLINGTESKLGKKTG, encoded by the coding sequence ATGGATACAATTCTTAGGATTGTCATATCTGCAGCTATCGGTTATCTTTTGGGTAGTATAAACAGCTCATTGGTTATCGGCAGGTTTTATGGGGTTGATGTAAGAAAACATGGCAGTGGAAATGCAGGCGTAACCAATACTTTGAGGATACTCGGGAAGACTGCTGCCCTGTTAGTATTAATTGGAGATGCTTTAAAGGGAATTATTTCCTGCTTTGTGGGCTACTATATTGCAGGGCAAACGGGGGCCATTGTTGCAGGAGGATTTGCTATTATTGGCCATAATTGGCCCGTGTATTTTGGATTTAAGGGCGGAAAAGGAGTCCTTACATCTTTTGCAGTTATGGTTTTTATTGACTGGAAATTGGCAATAATAGCACTTGGTGCTTTTATAGTTGTTGTCTTATTAACAAGATACGTATCTTTAGGTTCTATTACAGGAGCAATCATTTTGCCTATCCTGGCTATTTTGTTTAACCGTAGTATTGAGCTTATAGTCTTTTCTATAGCATTAGGATTTCTAGTAATTGTAAAACACCACTCAAATATTGAAAGGTTAATAAATGGTACAGAATCAAAGCTGGGTAAAAAGACAGGGTGA